A genomic region of Plasmodium cynomolgi strain B DNA, chromosome 5, whole genome shotgun sequence contains the following coding sequences:
- a CDS encoding hypothetical protein (putative), giving the protein MTTNYRSIKTSVDYKYGYMMKQGIGEEKSWRAKKDHPFDDHAGRTKSGQNNTSLNNTSLNNPPPRRFHFENGSAKLVEAKNGYKDDTLGNSTREDNTVTPSNGKKRHWIDGRNEKSQHSEQNLKRKKINEIINKYRKNMTLSHVRTSSEDSVNCDGVNSKEDGRNSHFDGTHNLRGSNNVRCIDADQAINLQGEKNPRDGKKSQVYGKHKGENHQWDTLRSLQRGHKEMKESSTQDIAAPRKGEGSVNWSRESISKKNFEPTKSGEHGERSYMSRYPLLLEQRKKEYYYGSSENLITRKNYGISLGYKDRDGQGEAKSNSKLPSLLSERKNEEMEESEPPIKLHAHNGADNLLPSFNLPKVYYSSEGEKKNSTLDTHGGLSYGGRDLQKGKSNGDTSRGDTNRGGTDRGGIDRGGNNRGGNNRGGTHLCDDEPASNSYDAPVGTEKSNSLNFEKSTALQGNLIKGTTEGTSNGKFSQFNKLFNETTFTDDEKKIRERFEQVKQMEKTIGFEEGISDEKGKGEDQQNEGRKELHHVSEPLGGAGNGMRRSEGGEGSGKGWKEAREEKTNGENQIGEKNSPLGGKEALRGTANKELTPKRDTKLSYTFEIGETKPQGKKEEHRPDEGKNSYLHLDDINEYPLEEKNIRNFKNQGKYETVEVNRPSEQHMHAGDKPSPWMVENKDRELSLYDKIKHSVLSKGEKDPQWKKGEEVDIRHVEPISDYSRNGLRFEQSKKWDDLREKYLDLKRRHAIGSNGEKKKGEENRYALREEKEKGTWMSSQERDKQCNLRVGGKTTLGGSVASRNGVLPHLVEEAPHLDQSLRKKVEQRGEKRAEAEKAKGKTTNSHIYALSNDKTVEYRRNGLPTRSEGTGNSIGNRKRNWQNEEGGRTEKHSNQAITERMKSGKDKNFVNGDLRKNYARSPARQGSSGKIAEIEKGWKVTSTKVQKRGETQFEVFTTTEGKKKEKENSAHVGMANTKDTIEEKDKGGTLPSEDHILKKYRHFLRKSSPRKSPYVRANKVSGSPNQLLHESEELKGKGKNNQPVNSLREENNRSGEFAQRTDLTKKKPSMVRGLSGEEYVERISKMKPQTKEKINVGVKSKAKNPLFYSTNVQTGMHKKNIVETSPNDLHVSNIDSLEEIKKKYENVIKRVKENLSRDNSYSKLYREGKRTNSNERIKENLGMIKEHFNQEKMKIDEENRMRHEINMKRKLYELKIRKDFEEKIRIRREMNERKVMEEGSSGQADNVPVEEAENGAREGRHGGAAKGKEVQYGKEVQYGKEMQHGKEMQYGKEVQYGKEMQHGKEMQYGKEVQYGKATQQEKQRDATKPGKNKQKKNIFEDYSSDGSYYKYMYRNLYEETWNSQMKSHYHDVGDNFYLQDCSDHFFHNVKARPSVSDSLSNSFDNDLISLSRIKFDDFDYNYLNEINRSVSKKREDPRHSLGARHSLGARHSLGARHSRHSLGARHSRHSLGARHTRGSSHGEEEMGRNPNLLKPKVILTDSEASPRRKRAQGNTQRNTQRNTQGNTQTNGGGMNKSSFSDSSLIKRRARRGGRKAPDSSRIPPDFSAYKQKDSENILNKLLLIKHQNRARAGEPLEEVQVDEEVEADVEMETDEEVEADVEMETDEEVEAEEEMEANEEAEAKEEIEPNEEIEAEEEAEANEEIEPNEEIEPNEEIEPNEEIEPNEEIEPNEEIEPSEEIEPNEEIEPNEEIEPNEEIEPNEEIEPNEEIEPNEEIEPGRETEAEGAIESDGETQVDEESPVEEEKKNGVDEVTLQNDPPEEEDAHLAKKKRTRNKPSCSNGNNTGGGNPAVQKNSSTGEEHPTGIKESSLRETDVEKKKKKKER; this is encoded by the exons ATGACGACCAATTACAGATCGATAAAGACATCGGTGGACTACAAATACGGGTATATGATGAAACAAGGGATCGGGGAAGAAAAGAGTTGGAGAGCAAAGAAGGACCATCCATTTGATGACCATGCAGGGAGAACAAAATCGGGACAAAATAACACCTCGTTGAATAACACCTCGTTGAATAACCCCCCTCCGAGGcgcttccattttgaaaatggaAGTGCCAAATTGGTGGAAGCGAAAAATGG ctaCAAAGATGACACATTAGGGAACTCCACGAGGGAAGACAACACAGTCACCCCGTCGAATGGGAAGAAGCGCCATTGGATAGACGGACGGAATGAAAAGAGTCAACATagtgaacaaaatttgaagaggaaaaaaataaatgaaattataaacaaGTATAGGAAAAATATGACATTATCGCATGTTAGAACAAGTAGTGAAGACTCAGTTAACTGTGACGGAGTCAATTCAAAGGAAGATGGGCGTAACTCCCATTTTGATGGTACCCACAATTTGAGGGGGAGTAATAATGTCCGTTGTATAGACGCAGATCAGGCAATTAATCTGCAGGGGGAAAAGAATCCCCGAGATGGTAAAAAGAGCCAAGTATATGGTAAGCACAAGGGTGAAAATCACCAGTGGGATACGTTACGGTCTCTTCAAAGGGGacataaagaaatgaaagaaagtTCAACTCAGGACATTGCTGCACctcgaaaaggagaaggaagtgTGAACTGGTCAAGAGAGAGCATCTCGAAAAAGAATTTCGAACCAACAAAAAGTGGTGAACATGGCGAGCGAAGTTATATGAGTAGGTATCCCCTCCTTTTGGAACAACGAAAGAAGGAATACTATTATGGAAGCTCCGAAAATTTGATAACTCGGAAAAATTACGGCATTAGTTTGGGTTATAAAGACCGCGATGGTCAAGGGGAGGCCAAAAGTAATTCAAAGCTTCCATCCCTTTTgagcgaaaggaaaaatgaggaaatgGAAGAGTCAGAACCTCCTATTAAACTGCATGCACACAACGGAGCAGATAACCTTTTGCCCAGTTTTAATCTCCCCAAGGTGTATTACTCCTccgaaggggaaaagaagaataGCACACTGGACACCCATGGGGGTCTCTCCTACGGGGGGAGGGACCTTCAAAAGGGTAAGAGCAACGGTGACACAAGTCGGGGTGATACAAACCGGGGTGGCACCGACCGGGGTGGCATCGACCGGGGTGGCAACAACCGGGGTGGAAACAACCGTGGTGGCACCCACCTGTGTGATGATGAACCCGCCTCGAATAGTTATGACGCACCCGTGGGCACGGAAAAAAGCAactctttaaattttgaGAAGTCCACCGCTCTTCAGGGCAACCTAATTAAAGGCACAACAGAAGGGACCTccaatggaaaattttcccAGTTTAATAAACTGTTTAATGAGACTACATTCAcggatgatgaaaaaaagatcaGAGAAAGGTTTGAGCAAGTCAAACAAATGGAGAAGACGATCGGTTTTGAGGAGGGCATATCTGATGAGAAGGGAAAGGGAGAGGATCAGCAGAAtgaaggaaggaaagaattACACCATGTGAGCGAGCCCCTGGGCGGAGCAGGTAACGGAATGAGGCGTAGCGAAGGTGGAGAAGGTAGCGGCAAAGGTTGGAAGGAAGCGAgagaggagaaaacaaatggggagaacCAAATTGGTGAGAAAAATTCCCCACTGGGGGGTAAAGAAGCGTTAAGAGGTACTGCTAATAAAGAGCTGACACCAAAGAGGGATACCAAGTTAAGTTACACTTTCGAAATTGGGGAGACCAAACCTcaaggaaagaaagaagaacATCGACCGgatgaggggaaaaattcTTACCTTCACCTGGATGATATAAATGAGTACCCacttgaggaaaaaaacatacgcAACTTCAAGAACCAGGGGAAATACGAAACGGTTGAGGTGAACCGTCCTAGTGAACAACACATGCATGCTGGTGATAAGCCATCCCCATGGATGGTGGAAAATAAAGATAGGGAGCTCTCTCTTTACGATAAGATTAAACATTCTGTTCTGagtaaaggggaaaaggatcctcaatggaaaaaaggagaggaggtAGACATTCGCCACGTGGAACCCATTTCGGATTATAGCAGAAATGGGCTTAGATTCGAAcagagtaaaaaatgggatgacTTGAGGGAGAAGTATCTAGACCTGAAAAGAAGACATGCCATTGGTTCGAAtggagaaaagaagaaaggagaagaaaatcgTTACGCTTTGagggaagagaaggaaaaaggcaCCTGGATGTCGAGCCAGGAAAGGGACAAACAGTGTAACTTGAGGGTCGGAGGAAAAACGACCTTGGGGGGAAGTGTCGCATCAAGAAATGGAGTGTTGCCCCATTTAGTTGAAGAGGCCCCCCATTTGGATCAATCGCTTAGGAAAAAGGTAGagcaaagaggagaaaaaagggcagAAGCCGAAAAGGCGAAGGGGAAGACCACCAATTCGCACATCTATGCGTTAAGTAACGATAAGACAGTTGAGTATAGGAGGAATGGCTTACCAACTCGTAGCGAAGGTACTGGAAACAGCATCGGCAACCGCAAGCGAAATTGGCAGAACGAGGAGGGGGGGCGCACAGAGAAGCATTCCAATCAGGCAATTACAGAACGGATGAAAAGCGGCAAAGATAAAAACTTCGTCAATGGAGACCTGCGTAAGAACTATGCCCGTAGCCCAGCCCGCCAAGGAAGTAGCGGAAAGATTgcagaaatagaaaaaggtTGGAAAGTTACCTCCACGAaggtgcaaaaaaggggagaaaccCAATTTGAGGTGTTCACCACAACAGAAGgcaagaagaaggagaaggagaattCTGCACATGTCGGTATGGCCAACACAAAGGACACGATCGAGGAGAAGGATAAAGGAGGGACACTCCCCAGTGAGgatcacattttaaaaaaataccgTCATTTTTTGAGGAAGTCATCCCCACGTAAGAGTCCATACGTAAGAGCCAATAAAGTGAGCGGGTCCCCAAATCAACTGCTTCACGAAAGTGAAGAgttaaaaggaaagggaaaaaataaccaacCTGTGAATAGCCTAAGGGAGGAGAACAACCGCAGTGGTGAATTTGCGCAACGAACAGATTTGACAAAGAAGAAACCTTCCATGGTGAGAGGACTGTCAGGTGAGGAGTACGTAGAAAGgataagcaaaatgaagcctcagacgaaggaaaaaatcaacgTAGGAGTTAAGAGCAAAGCGAAAAATCCACTCTTCTATTCGACAAATGTCCAAACGGGTATGCACAAAAAGAACATCGTTGAAACTAGTCCAAACGATCTGCACGTGTCGAATATAGATAGCCttgaggaaataaaaaaaaaatatgaaaatgtgaTTAAACGAGTGAAGGAAAATCTTTCTAGGGACAACAGCTATTCGAAGTTGTACAgagaggggaaaagaacCAACTCGAATGAaaggataaaagaaaatttaggCATGATTAAGGAACACTTTAatcaagaaaaaatgaaaatcgaTGAGGAAAACAGAATGAGGCATGAAATTAACATGAAGAGGAAGTTGTACGAGTTAAAGATTAGGAAAGACTTTGAGGAGAAAATTAGAATTCGCAGGGAGATGAACGAGAGGAAGGTCATGGAGGAAGGTTCCAGCGGGCAGGCAGACAACGTCCCtgtggaagaagcggagaaTGGCGCACGTGAGGGTCGACACGGAGGTGCAGCAAAGGGAAAGGAGGTGCAATACGGGAAGGAGGTGCAATACGGGAAGGAGATGCAACACGGGAAGGAGATGCAATACGGGAAGGAGGTGCAATACGGGAAGGAGATGCAACACGGGAAGGAGATGCAATACGGGAAGGAGGTGCAATACGGGAAGGCGACACAACAGGAGAAGCAGAGAGACGCAACAAAACCGGGAAAGAacaaacagaagaaaaacatcTTTGAAGATTACTCCAGCGATGGAAGCTATTACAAATACATGTACAGAAATCTTTATGAAGAGACATGGAACAGCCAAATGAAAAGTCACTACCACGATGTGGGGGATAATTTTTACCTTCAAGATTGCTCagatcattttttccacaatgTGAAGGCACGCCCTTCAGTTTCCGATTCCCTTTCGAACAGTTTTGACAATGACTTAATATCACTGAGCAGAATAAAGTTTGACGATTTCGACTACAATTATTTGAACGAGATTAACAGATCTGTGTcgaagaaaagggaagaccCGCGTCATTCACTCGGTGCACGTCATTCACTCGGTGCACGTCATTCGCTCGGTGCACGTCATTCACGCCATTCACTCGGTGCGCGTCATTCACGCCATTCGCTCGGTGCACGACATACACGCGGTTCGTCGCACGGGGAAGAGGAGATGGGAAGAAATCCCAATCTGTTGAAGCCGAAGGTCATATTGACCGACAGCGAAGCGAGTCCCAGAAGGAAACGAGCACAAGGGAATACGCAAAGGAATACGCAAAGGAATACACAAGGGAATACACAAACGAATGGTGGAGGCATGAACAAAAGTAGCTTTAGCGATTCGTCTTTAATCAAAAGGAGAGCGAGGCGTGGGGGCAGAAAAGCCCCCGATAGCTCGCGTATCCCTCCGGACTTCAGTGCGTACAAACAAAAGGACAGTGAGAATATTCTGAACAAGCTGCTACTGATAAAGCACCAGAATAGGGCGCGAGCGGGGGAGCCGCTTGAAGAGGTGCAAGTAGATGAAGAGGTGGAAGCAGACGTGGAGATGGAAACGGACGAGGAGGTGGAAGCAGACGTGGAGATGGAAACAGACGAGGAGGTGGAAGCAGAAGAGGAGATGGAAGCAAACGAGGAGGCGGAAGCAAAAGAGGAGATAGAACCAAACGAGGAAATTGAAGCAGAAGAGGAGGCGGAAGCAAACGAGGAGATAGAACCAAACGAGGAGATAGAACCAAACGAGGAGATAGAACCAAACGAGGAGATAGAACCAAACGAGGAGATAGAACCAAACGAGGAGATAGAACCAAGCGAGGAGATAGAACCAAACGAGGAGATAGAACCAAACGAGGAGATAGAACCAAACGAGGAGATAGAACCAAACGAGGAGATAGAACCAAACGAGGAGATAGAACCAAACGAGGAGATAGAACCAGGTAGAGAGACTGAAGCTGAGGGAGCGATCGAATCAGATGGCGAAACTCAAGTGGATGAGGAATCCCccgtggaggaagaaaaaaaaaacggcgtGGACGAAGTCACCCTGCAAAATGACCCACCTGAAGAGGAGGATGCCCATCTCGCCAAAAAGAAACGGACACGAAACAAACCAAGCTGCAGTAATGGTAATAACACGGGGGGAGGTAACCCCGCCGTGCAGAAAAACAGCAGCACAGGGGAAGAACATCCGACGGGAATAAAAGAATCCAGTTTGAGAGAAACggatgtggaaaaaaaaaaaaaaaagaaagaaaggtAA
- a CDS encoding hypothetical protein (putative), which translates to MPLNGQPNGPLVELLQKWEAKRINLRNVCLCFHHLKKNILLKWGDRRDFLLSSINEVTITKIVDLLDVNQSGTIAGSIKDKYFFLAFVTFVFNTENELLRRNRHMAKEVEEKYSRVHNQDSGGGKKNKGKRTDEELQKGTLQKGEQEDDKKHLLNEQLGHDQMGKSKDQSRHPNNVFDQFDVLIKRAIVLEVNHTQGEVNKLLNCKIYVFYVFLKFIFALTKDCPQISKHYLKHVRNILHILMSIQLGFLQQSEYLVHLANVTLLLIVHTNFSAVKECEKEFLNFLIMQLNRRKYSLQTIQQILVTYLNKKKNIILNDQIYQKVQSHSNDNMNLFLKFGKKENLFFFFNLLCLFNGLLHARVSNSNQNIFFVKPVECVNINVSIKEILGNVQRVLNYLGTISRDYLAKKKMDISLNGGGPYVYCEDEPLHEEFTIEEILKRKEVIGTDPQDMFQGGVPHGEENKQLPSNLFTYIIDNVFSFFRGIIKEQDAESISMNLNHLINFLKLFFIHNNESDLFLINFVGTNFSTYCKELLEKCPSALDQLVSHIMCLFRVVKILTQSTLHKGATGKLMNILRTIGEVERGGNCPNGESDQRGIGKLPEESIIHRLYNNTVHTIFVFLKNVDTYSNEQVKEKILIQYEHFLFCILDNETNANFDLIFRNSTSLYLTLKVFFILVKLHKFDFENVHNFFFKLIKVERELPTANQQGASFFYKNGLHSNAALVQKIKTFILANLDLISRNAGGTKVEKVKRLERLEKSDVLGRADILSHFERPITGNNPWGKLQIDLKESRRSSQMNDEPEKTNSSLKKAGRSEWVDVDEERVGGGGGEDGAASDTANGCGNGDNGDSRQDHAAAGASKKNKKTPQKTLQSGQQNGQQNGQQNGQQNGQQNGQQNGQKNEQQNEPLETNRSSHAEGGPANLKELADNVKMVSSSDAMNSLEYMKQSILNDL; encoded by the exons ATGCCGCTAAATGGGCAGCCGAACGGGCCGCTGGTCGAATTGCTACAAAAGTGGGAGGCCAAAAGGATAAACTTACGAAACGTATGTCTCTGCTTCCatcacttgaaaaaaaatatactccTAAAATGGGGAGACCGAAGGGACTTTCTATTAAGCAGCATCAATGAGGTGACGATCACCAAAATTGTGGATCTACTGGACGTGAACCAAAGCGGAACCATTGCAGGCAGCATAAAAGATAAGTACTTCTTTCTAGCATTTGTAACGTTCGTCTTTAATACAGAAAATGAACTCTTAAGGAGGAACAGGCACATGGCCAAAGAGGTAGAGGAAAAATACTCCAGGGTGCACAATCAAGATTCtggaggtggaaaaaaaaataaaggcaaaAGAACTGATGAGGAATTACAAAAGGGGACActacaaaaaggtgaacaggAGGATGATAAGAAGCATTTGTTGAACGAACAGTTGGGGCATGACCAAATGGGAAAGTCAAAGGATCAATCACGTCACCCCAATAATGTGTTCGACCAGTTTGACGTACTCATAAAAAGGGCAATCGTTCTGGAGGTAAACCACACACAGGGAGAGGTGAACAAATTgctaaattgtaaaatttacgtattttatgttttcttaaaatttatatttgcCCTTACAAAGGACTGCCCCCAAATTAGCAAGCACTATTTGAAGCATGTGAGGAATATACTACACATCCTGATGAGCATACAATTGGGATTCCTACAACAGAGTGAATACCTTGTGCATCTTGCAAACGTCACACTGCTCCTCATCGTACATACAAATTTTTCCGCCGTGAAAGAGTGCGAAAAGGAATTCTtgaactttttaattatgcaGTTAAACAGGAGGAAATACTCTCTGCAAACTATTCAACAAATCTTAGTTACctatttgaacaaaaaaaaaaacatcattttAAATGACCAAATTTATCAAAAGGTACAAAGTCATTCCAATGAtaatatgaatttatttttaaaatttgggaaaaaagaaaatttgttttttttcttcaacctTTTGTGTCTTTTTAATGGCTTACTCCATGCCCGGGTTAGCAACTCGAATCAGAATATCTTCTTTGTAAAGCCTGTAGAATGCGTAAACATAAATGTAAGCATTAAGGAGATTCTGGGCAACGTACAGAGAGTGCTCAACTACTTGGGAACCATATCAAGGGATTAtttggccaaaaaaaaaatggacatatCTCTTAACGGTGGGGGGCCATACGTCTATTGTGAGGATGAACCGCTGCACGAGGAATTTACCATTGAAGAGATCttgaaaaggaaggaagtaATAGGGACAGATCCACAAGATATGTTCCAGGGGGGGGTACCCCAtggggaggaaaataaacaacTACCCAGCAACCTCTTTACGTACATAATCGACAacgtgttttctttttttcgaggAATCATAAAAGAACAAGACGCAGAATCGATAAGCATGAACCTAAAccatttgataaattttttaaaactattCTTTATTCACAATAACGAatctgatttatttttaataaatttcgTTGGAACAAATTTTAGTACTTATTGTAAAGAACTGCTGGAGAAGTGCCCCTCCGCGTTGGACCAATTGGTCAGCCATATTATGTGCCTCTTTAgggttgtaaaaatattgaccCAAAGTACGCTTCACAAAGGGGCAACGGGAAAATTAATGAACATTTTGAGAACCATAGGGGAAGTtgagagggggggaaattgcccaaatggagaaagtGATCAAAGAGGGATAGGAAAGCTCCCCGAGGAAAGCATCATCCACAGATTGTACAACAACACTGTTCATACCATCTTCgttttcctcaaaaatgtagacacGTACTCAAATGAACAAGTTAAAGAAAAGATCCTTATCCAATACGAACACTTCCTATTTTGCATCCTTGATAACGAAACGAATGCCAACTTTGATCTGATTTTTCGAAACAGCACTTCCCTCTACTTAACGTTAAAggtgtttttcattttggtgaagctacacaaatttgattttgaaaatgtgcataactttttttttaagttgaTCAAAGTGGAGAGAGAACTCCCTACAGCCAATCAACAAGgggcctcctttttttataaaaatggccTACACAGTAATGCTGCGTTAGTGCAAAAAATCAAGACATTCATTTTAGCCAATTTGGATTTAATTTCCCGCAACGCGGGGGGGaccaaagtggaaaaggtgaagcgCCTGGAAAGGTTGGAAAAATCGGATGTATTGGGACGGGCCGATATTTTGTCCCACTTTGAGCGCCCCATCACGGGCAACAATCCTTGGGGGAAACTCCAAATAGACCTCAAAGAGAGCAGACGCTCTTCGCAGATGAACGATGAG CCTGAGAAGACGAACTCGAGTTTGAAAAAGGCGGGGCGTTCGGAGTGGGTCGACGTGGATGAGGAAAGAGTTggcggaggggggggggaggacgGCGCTGCGAGCGACACGGCAAACGGCTGCGGCAATGGTGACAATGGCGACTCCCGCCAGGATCACGCCGCTGCGGGggcaagcaaaaaaaacaaaaaaacgccaCAAAAAACGCTGCAAAGCGGGCAGCAGAACGGGCAACAGAACGGGCAGCAGAACGGGCAACAGAACGGGCAGCAGAATGGGCAGCAGAACGGGCAAAAAAACGAGCAACAGAACGAGCCGCTCGAAACGAATCGCAGCAGCCACGCGGAGGGCGGGCCCGCAAATTTAAAAGAGCTAGCAGATAACGTAAAAATGGTGTCGTCGTCCGATGCCATGAATTCCCTTGAGTACATGAAGCAGTCCATCCTAAAtgacttataa
- a CDS encoding hypothetical protein (putative) produces MPFENDIKKRGSKKKRKKTSLRGEEIDEDLIGIANLFHDQGEDDDVSDGSDGSDGSDGRDRSNFDEEEEDDDDEEDDEEVDDEEEGDDEEEGDDDEEDDEDDEEGDDDDDEDEEEEEEYDSASEVNNVQVKRHRRMPIAGGHSSLAENDEREVAPTKKKKNEGQSGAQSGAQSGEQSGGHNDGKIVPGEEPGEEPSEGRSKKQTKRMTPQDRSECFISKDFIKKVGQLNNIINHQNPFESDSSFHQISNIIELRVRQIIEEANKFYQKRKRYCINRFLNLNDFTNSCHYLNVTIPYRYQGMQNGRVRWRLVSKKGFKNVKNKMKKKKRKKGYLQKGRKKKRRNNFNLSAAKIFKEFQTQQNRRTNYYREFANREKGKEKRSPIGGPSGETGGEGSGEVGMQGGIQGGIQSGIQSGSQGSGDKEKAKCSSRDMDETVRSGVNDLLGAQRENEKEEQERGDVGADAGGDAAKEPFSLPDDSSSKDNPEVNASVEKEGGNPCENEEAERNSAKGAAESGSSQKALSVNDGQDEQKGLAGSDAQSSVAHHDGNQGKDHDHSASDLLAEITRDVESEEIGNGDPLRTVNEGPPEGEGLGDEQKRDEGNGRVESDNVGNGDIGKDRSCPREGPHCDRGGKDSHTVGMGTQSGEEDNNLLHYNLYLQKNKKIIKNIQNFLLSDMQNVLPVEANMTIFWLFIQNRCKKRKKEKKLNGQSSSIGGDYYYACGSGGSNERGKSAPVHFDYQCYEMLYRVDRRGRDLHSHRGFADRHGDSNRDSHGDSHRDNHRDSHRDSHRDSHRDSHRDNHRDNHRDNHLDRQRGNIFLLPKFYPINKEYAILSKYILEIIKDIINYRVNFFDYNNILHIFTTSKEINKILANIFFFLFNELDHNLAFNNMYASLMLLILVDGIIKNLTPIFTAYKY; encoded by the exons ATGCCGTTtgaaaatgatataaaaaaaagagggagtaaaaagaaaagaaaaaaaacatccctcaggggggaggagatCGACGAGGACCTTATTGGAATTGCCAATCTGTTCCATGACCAAGGGGAGGACGACGACGTCAGCGATGGGAGCGATGGGAGCGATGGGAGCGATGGGAGAGATAGGAGCAATTtcgacgaggaggaggaagacgacGACGATGAAGAGGATGACGAGGAAGTCGACGATGAAGAGGAAGGCGACGATGAAGAGGAAGGcgacgatgatgaagagGATGACGAGGACGACGAGGAAGgcgacgacgatgatgacgaggacgaggaggaggaggaagagtaTGACTCCGCCAGCGAAGTGAACAATGTGCAAGTAAAACGGCACAGGCGCATGCCAATCGCGGGGGGACACAGCTCACTGGCGGAGAACGACGAGCGGGAAGTCGCCCcgacaaagaaaaagaagaatgaaGGGCAAAGCGGAGCACAAAGTGGGGCACAAAGTGGAGAACAAAGTGGAGGACATAATGATGGGAAAATTGTACCAGGTGAAGAACCAGGTGAAGAACCAAGTGAAGGGCGAAGCAAAAAACAGACAAAGAGAATGACCCCACAAGATCGCAGCGAGTGCTTCATCAGCAAAGACTTCATTAAAAAGGTGGGACAGCTGAACAACATTATTAACCATCAAAACCCATTCGAAAGTGACTCCAGCTTTCACCAAATATCAAACATAATTGAATTACGTGTAAGACAGATAATTGAAGAAGCcaacaaattttatcaaaagagaaaaagataCTGTATTAACAGATTTTTAAATCTCAACGACTTCACCAACTCTTGTCATTATTTGAATGTAACAATTCCATACAGATATCAG GGgatgcaaaatgggagagTGAGGTGGAGGTTGGTATCTAAGAAAGGCTTTAagaatgtgaaaaataaaatgaaaaaaaagaaaagaaaaaaaggctacCTCCagaaaggcagaaaaaagaagaggcgGAATAATTTCAACCTTAGTGCCGCCAAAATATTCAAGGAGTTTCAAACTCAGCAAAATAGGAGAACCAACTATTACAGGGAATTCGCCAAcagggaaaaagggaaggagaaaaggagccCCATTGGGGGGCCAAGTGGCGAAACTGGTGGAGAGGGAAGCGGCGAGGTTGGCATGCAGGGTGGCATCCAGGGTGGCATCCAGAGTGGCATCCAGAGTGGCAGCCAGGGGAGTGGCGATAAGGAGAAAGCAAAATGTTCCAGTAGGGACATGGATGAAACGGTTCGCAGCGGGGTAAACGACTTGTTGGGTGCCCaaagggaaaatgaaaaggaggagcaggagcGGGGAGACGTAGGAGCAGACGCAGGAGGAGACGCTGCGAAGGAACCCTTTAGTCTCCCCGATGATTCGTCCAGTAAGGACAACCCAGAGGTGAATGCCTCCGTCGAAAAGGAGGGAGGCAATCCTTGCGAAAATGAGGAGGCGGAGAGGAACTCTGCCAAAGGGGCTGCAGAGAGCGGCAGCAGTCAGAAGGCCCTGAGCGTGAACGACGGGCAGGATGAACAGAAAGGCCTCGCGGGCAGTGATGCCCAGAGCAGTGTCGCTCATCATGATGGTAACCAGGGCAAAGATCACGACCACAGTGCGAGTGACCTGCTGGCAGAAATCACGAGAGACGTGGAAAGCGAAGAGATCGGTAACGGGGACCCACTGAGAACTGTCAATGAAGGCCCCCCCGAGGGAGAAGGGCTGGGGGATGAACAAAAGCGCGATGAAGGTAATGGAAGAGTAGAAAGTGACAACGTAGGGAATGGTGATATTGGGAAGGACAGGAGCTGCCCGCGGGAAGGTCCCCACTGTGACCGCGGCGGAAAGGACAGTCACACGGTTGGGATGGGCACCCAGAGCGGTGAGGAAGATAACAACCTACTGCACTACAACTtgtatttgcaaaaaaataaaaaaataataaaaaatattcaaaattttttgctgaGCGATATGCAGAATGTGCTCCCCGTGGAGGCCAACATGACCATTTTTTGGTTGTTTATACAAAACCGTTgtaagaagaggaagaaggagaagaaactgAACGGACAAAGTTCCAGCATTGGGGGGGATTACTACTACGCTTGTGGCTCAGGGGGGAGCAATGAACGGGGGAAGAGCGCCCCGGTGCATTTTGACTACCAGTGCTACGAAATGTTGTACAGGGTGGACAGGAGGGGGCGGGACTTACACAGCCACCGGGGGTTCGCAGACAGGCACGGAGATAGTAACAGAGACAGCCACGGAGATAGCCACCGAGACAACCACAGAGACAGCCACAGAGACAGCCACAGAGACAGCCACAGAGACAGCCACAGAGACAACCACAGAGACAACCACAGAGACAACCACTTGGATCGCCAGCGAGGCAACATTTTCCTGCTGCCCAAGTTTTACCCCATAAACAAGGAATACGCCATTCTGTCAAAGTACATTTTAGAAATCATAAAAGACATAATAAACTACCGAGTGAACTTTTTTGACTACAACAACATTTTACACATATTTACAACATCAAAGGAGATTAACAAAATacttgcaaatatttttttcttcctgttcAACGAATTGGATCACAACTTGGcatttaataatatgtatgcatcaCTGATGCTGTTAATTTTAGTGGATGGAATTATAAAGAATTTGACACCCATTTTTACTGCCTACAAATACTGA